One Carya illinoinensis cultivar Pawnee chromosome 5, C.illinoinensisPawnee_v1, whole genome shotgun sequence genomic window, tttatttatgtaaattcGAAGCTTTACGATCCTATtaatgtgacacccccaaatctccacgcacggatacggagaaatcgagacgtccagatgatgacatcacaggtcaccactctatcgatgagtgccaagtgtgtgtataagcaacaaatgtgcacgaagaaacacgcagcggatagtaaagtcatataactaagtaccagaatttttcttagtttaatacaagctgttcaaaacatacataataaaatattacaaaacacaaatattgttcaaaccaacaacaagcttaaacttcaactcaaaactccggcggagccgtatCCTCTGGTTTAACCTCCTCCttatcctcgaactctgcaccaaaatctacggaaccaaaatggtgccacaggtaagtaaaatccaaacaccactagataaaaacatataaaatccaaacaatatgcatgaaagaaaagtcaatacacatgtcccgtaaaaccatatttttccacgcacgccaaaaactcatttggccaaaaaacatattatttaaaacaagcctcgccattatcccagataatggcccaaaccaccatttttccagaaaatggatcacaaagcttcaaaccaaatctcgccattttcccagaaaatggcccgtaaccaaaagtataaaaacgatccaattatgcatgcaccatgatctcccttaaggatcatccgcacactctgactctgtgccacaccgtaggtaacgtctacgcatgtgacacctaaacgagagaTGCCCAGAACTCGCACCCAGCACGTCCCTGGTCAGGCCaacctctagtccccgccactctggggaccacggagtcgacacgacagcgttactatatcgtgcgatccggtcatcgccctgcgacaacccaggggatgtcactcagtattatccactcccgagtgaccagaggagctccaccaagataataacccGTTCTGGCTTGGgatcgtgagacacacgcacccgaaatccatttatgccaataaaatagggtttttctcaattaaataaaatgcacatgtatgctccatgtaatgcacgcctcaatgcacaaaacaaccatccaatcacaaatcaacaaatcaagcaactccgtcctcaatccatccgacccccgaactcctcggactcagtccggaatcaaccaactaacagcaaatatttattgtaagagaaaaatatatttaaatctaaaagtagagtttgaaaaatacttacagcgttatatggtattttttgaaagctcgcggtgttgcaaacagcggaggaaaagtaacgtaacagtgtattttacactgtggcagttggtaataaattacccactttcgaacgggaacgaaccaaggcatgaaattgatagggaatggccttaagatatttatgaagctaaaggaagtgagttttggccgtgggtgggggtggaaatggcggtggaagtggaaaaagcccaaatcagagttgagctcgtgggagctgctccggcaacggatcgaggccggaattgggtgggtttGGATGAcaagaggtagggaaagaagctgtgaagagatggtggccggaggtggaatgacggcatcggaaaatctcaaaaatcatgtggcttggaggagctcgtggcggttaacggtggctcgaatggaagtgaaacttggtggggatgttcaccggtggaaggggaagaaaactgggtgggtggtgtagccATGCCGCCGGTGAGCaacggttctgggctgagaaagccaccggcgacagagaggaaaaacagggctggtgccgtgactttcagccgtgcgtggcggctaacggcttgTCGGATgaccctgaaaattggtggggatgatcacgggtgggaggggaagattttggtgggggtggtgtactacacggtggccggacggcggcgaaCCGAGTGGTCAAAGGGCCTGCGACGGTAAGGAGAAATGGAAGAAGTAGTGCGAGGGCAGAGAGAAAacgaggaagaaaagaagaagaaaaagaaagaaaggaaagaaaagaagaaaaacaaaaggagaaagggaaaaataaaaagagaaaagaaaagaaatgaggttcaatcctcactccggaaaccaaaactaatccgccgaaaacgattttgaaaagctgtaaaacgactaaaataaattaaacatcacatcaaataaattaaaaaccaattaaaatacattaatttaaaataaataaattaatatattaattaaattaaaaacaacatttcagtgaaaatacacgtaaaaacgggccATCAAAATTAATTTCGTTGCGCATATGATTTGCAAATTTGATATATTTCCTTCAAAAGTTCTCTAAATATTATCTGAATaggaatttaattttaaaaagtcaagaataatgaaaacatatatatcCTGGTTAAGATTTTTGACTTTGTtgcaatatttgaaaaatgctaGAACCAGCATATCCCCCGGTTTGGCCAAAACCCTATTTTATTAATTGGATATGGTCGACGAGTTTTGATCTCATCCTATATCATGTAAAATCGGCTCAATTTAGTCAGCTGTTTGAAGTCAACTCGACATTAACAGTCAATtgtgtttaaaatttaaataagctCTTAAGAAAATAATCCTTATAAATAACAGTACTTGAGCTTCCAATCTGAGCTAGAAAATGCCCATATGGCTataaacacaattttttttttaattagaatttATTCAAATTGAGATAGAATATGGCAAAATGGACCATTTCCATCTTTTTGTTGTTGTATTTATCATGGAATATCAAAGACGTGGTCCCAAAAAAAAGGGttcgattttctttcttttagttttgattttttaacaCGTTCAATTAGAATTAATAGCTTGCACATGGTAAACGATGAATGGACTGGATCAGATCACATcgatttagttttaataataataataacgatgatgatgatggaagCCAACAACAAATGAGTTGTCGTATTAGGGAGCTTTTTGGCGGTgactttaatatatattgttttggtaaaataattaattaaaaaagagtaTACCTTTGACtgataaaattaactttaatcGGCGTTACGGTATTTATGTGTGGTAACGAAACCTTACGCGGTGCTGAAATATCAGACCATTTAATATTTATCCTGCAGCCATGTCACCAagatttgatattaatttatttctaataaaattacatGCGTACGCTAGCTGGCCATTTCATGCATGGAGGCTGTACAACTCCAGCTTTGAATTGTTTGGTTCATATGTAAGCGTCATATGAGACTGTAACAAGGCGGCTCATGATTTGCTTTAATTAttagcactatatatatatatatatacaataggTTCAGAATTGTGCTTCACATCCCATCTtgaaatatttagctccaatACGTTCATGATCTCCAGCTCTATCAGAAACAAGACTATTTCGATTTTCGTCTGTGTAGAGAAACAAATCATCGAACATGGCTTCTACTGTTACCTGTGCATGCTTGATTCTTGCTGTATTCTTGTTTATCTCAAGTACTATGCCATGCGAAGCACAGCTATCCTCAACATTTTATGACAACACATGTCCGAAAGCACTTAGCACAATCCAAACAGCCACGAGAAGCGCCGTTTCTCGTGAGCGAAGAATGGCGGCATCGCTCATTCGGCTTCATTTCCATGATTGTTTTGTCCAGGTATGTAAAACTTGCAAGACACTTAAATTAAGTTTTCCATACTGTGTTCCGGGCACGAGTAATAGATAACATAATTATTATGAATCATCTTATTCATGTAGGGTTGTGATGCATCAATTTTGCTTGATGATACTCCCTCAATATTGGGGGAGAAGACAGCACCAAACAATGCTGGTTCAGTGAGAGGATACGAAGTCATTGATGACATCAAGTCTAAAGTGGAGAACGTTTGTCCTGGTGTTGTATCATGTGCAGATATTCTAGCAGTTGTAGCCCGGGATGCATCTGTTGCTGTGAGTCACTAACTAGTACCTTTCTCAACTAGTATTAATTCTCTCCAAAGCATTCATGACGGATAAGTAAATAACTTGATGTTTTCTACAACAAAAACAGGTCGGAGGACCATCTTGGACGGTGAAGCTTGGAAGAAGAGACTCTACCACAGCAAGCCTCAGCCTAACCGACGCCAACCTTCCAAAGTTTATTGATGGCCTTGGCAGGTTGACTTTCTTGTTTCGTGAGAAAGGTTTGAGTGAAAGAGATATGGTCGCCCTTTCAGGTTTGAGCCTAATTAACTACTCTAGAATATAATGGAAATTTTAATTATCACgacaacatgcatg contains:
- the LOC122311628 gene encoding lignin-forming anionic peroxidase-like encodes the protein MASTVTCACLILAVFLFISSTMPCEAQLSSTFYDNTCPKALSTIQTATRSAVSRERRMAASLIRLHFHDCFVQGCDASILLDDTPSILGEKTAPNNAGSVRGYEVIDDIKSKVENVCPGVVSCADILAVVARDASVAVGGPSWTVKLGRRDSTTASLSLTDANLPKFIDGLGRLTFLFREKGLSERDMVALSGSHTIGQARCVTFRGRIHNNASDIDAGFASTGKRKCSLAIGSDDEKIAPLDLVTPNSFDNNYFKNLIQKKGLLQSDQILFSGGSTDSIVTEYSKSPSTFKNDFAAAMVRMGDIEPITGSQGQMRKLCSVVN